One segment of Pseudomonadota bacterium DNA contains the following:
- a CDS encoding nitrous oxide reductase accessory protein NosL, with translation MGRIKLRVLLMLSLLGLVLPIVGMAEVHKHEVDYCGLCGKEVANAHVKFVVTYPGGKQETLGCAGCGLSVMSVQKVEGGQTMDFLRGEMLDAKVAFYVVGSDFGACCAPSWLSFSSQKEAEKFAKGFGGEVLDFDGAMAWLAK, from the coding sequence ATGGGGCGCATCAAGCTCAGGGTTCTGTTGATGTTATCGCTGCTCGGTCTGGTTTTGCCGATCGTTGGCATGGCCGAGGTTCATAAGCACGAGGTGGATTACTGTGGTTTGTGTGGCAAGGAAGTTGCCAACGCCCATGTGAAGTTCGTCGTGACCTATCCCGGTGGAAAGCAGGAAACGTTAGGGTGTGCGGGTTGCGGTTTGAGTGTCATGAGCGTGCAGAAAGTCGAGGGCGGGCAAACCATGGACTTCCTGCGGGGTGAAATGCTCGATGCCAAGGTGGCGTTCTATGTCGTCGGTTCCGACTTCGGTGCTTGCTGTGCGCCATCGTGGTTGTCTTTCTCCAGCCAGAAAGAAGCGGAGAAATTCGCCAAGGGCTTCGGCGGCGAGGTTCTTGATTTCGATGGTGCCATGGCGTGGCTGGCGAAATAG
- a CDS encoding DUF4124 domain-containing protein, with protein MNFTKSALCALVGVGLLLPAAGVAASSGKLYRWVDATGRVHISDQLPPGQAEEDREILNRQGRVVDQVNIPEPKSPEELAAEERQQAIEREQARQDEILLTNYASAAEITQARDERLDELHHLIHIAKQQVDRVNELLEKRRIHADRFLGNNAPVPEYLQSELHKLSAERDAHQRYIEARQEEMAQTWVNYQQDLDRFSALGSVTPVVASDH; from the coding sequence ATGAACTTTACCAAGTCAGCTCTATGCGCCCTGGTCGGCGTAGGATTATTGCTGCCCGCCGCAGGTGTTGCTGCGTCAAGCGGTAAACTCTATAGATGGGTGGACGCGACCGGTCGGGTGCACATTTCCGATCAGTTGCCACCCGGCCAGGCTGAGGAAGATCGTGAGATCCTCAACCGCCAAGGGCGGGTTGTCGATCAGGTCAACATTCCCGAACCGAAATCACCCGAAGAATTGGCCGCTGAAGAGCGGCAACAAGCCATCGAGCGGGAGCAAGCTCGCCAAGATGAGATATTGCTCACCAACTATGCGAGCGCGGCGGAGATTACTCAGGCTCGTGACGAGCGTCTCGACGAACTGCATCATTTAATCCACATCGCCAAACAACAGGTCGACCGGGTTAACGAACTGCTCGAGAAGCGACGTATACATGCCGATCGCTTCCTCGGCAACAATGCTCCGGTTCCCGAATACTTGCAGTCGGAGCTGCACAAGCTTTCGGCTGAGCGCGACGCGCACCAGCGCTACATCGAGGCGCGTCAAGAGGAAATGGCGCAGACCTGGGTTAATTATCAACAGGATCTGGATCGGTTCAGTGCCCTTGGGTCGGTCACGCCGGTTGTTGCAAGCGATCACTAA
- a CDS encoding phosphatase PAP2 family protein, with protein sequence MTTQKRTTLANRPNRQLVTDWVSDHPWLTGLCIIAVLSIPSFFLADQPLARFFRSPEAPFKSFFARLDALGDSSYSLVPSLAGWLIFSYVCRQPDIRMRLPFDTRRVALQCAFVFSCVASSGIAVNILKILFGRARCVVLFESDTYGFHFFRLGYDFASFPSGHATTAIALATALIYLAPRASRWLIPLFIAAAFSRVAVTAHFLSDVLVGGFLGAWMTWLWREAFRQRGWLFSSDDEPWSSVYTGPFTAWSTLLRERDPDQSGYR encoded by the coding sequence ATGACAACGCAGAAACGAACCACGCTCGCCAATCGCCCTAATCGACAGCTCGTCACCGACTGGGTCAGCGATCACCCCTGGTTGACGGGGCTCTGCATCATCGCAGTACTGTCAATTCCGTCTTTTTTCCTGGCAGACCAGCCCTTGGCCCGCTTCTTTCGATCGCCCGAGGCACCCTTCAAGTCGTTTTTTGCCCGCCTCGATGCCCTGGGCGACTCGAGTTACTCACTGGTTCCGAGTTTGGCGGGCTGGCTGATCTTTTCCTATGTGTGCCGTCAACCCGATATTCGGATGAGACTCCCCTTCGATACCCGGCGCGTCGCTCTGCAGTGCGCGTTCGTGTTCAGCTGTGTCGCAAGCTCGGGAATTGCCGTCAATATACTCAAGATTCTGTTTGGGCGCGCACGTTGCGTCGTGCTGTTCGAAAGCGACACTTACGGCTTTCACTTTTTCCGTCTTGGTTATGATTTCGCGTCATTCCCATCAGGCCACGCGACCACGGCTATCGCACTGGCAACCGCCCTGATCTATCTCGCGCCGCGGGCGAGCCGATGGTTGATCCCGCTTTTTATCGCCGCGGCTTTCAGCCGCGTGGCCGTGACCGCTCACTTTTTGAGCGATGTACTCGTTGGCGGTTTTCTCGGCGCATGGATGACTTGGCTATGGCGTGAGGCTTTTAGGCAACGCGGATGGCTTTTCAGCTCAGACGACGAGCCGTGGTCCTCGGTGTACACGGGGCCATTTACGGCATGGTCAACGTTGTTACGGGAACGGGATCCGGATCAGTCTGGCTATCGATAA
- a CDS encoding alpha/beta hydrolase, giving the protein MEGLERPTAEMAETWEYGVEPGLTLRGGIIDRGRSTLIHFLPGTAFACRLYWPFLSRLAEHYDLFWHDLHGHGESDDGGLEFRGWRFTVDAATAMMDRFGLRHGERRIVGMGHSYGGCMTLIMAAERPELFGQLLLTDPFMVPESREVTYRSMMPTLVQRTRQRNPVWSDEAAVRSYLKARLMFQDWHEEAVDAFIRYNMSPTDSGQLQLKCPPVIEAGVYDDVVDALWPSVDVLQTPTVILSGDRTVPFFREGHDLAARINPHVGLIRVAGGHNFMQERPEIIARQALDVLGASS; this is encoded by the coding sequence ATGGAGGGTTTGGAGCGGCCGACGGCCGAGATGGCCGAAACCTGGGAATATGGCGTAGAACCTGGGTTAACGCTCAGGGGCGGAATCATCGATCGTGGTCGCTCCACGCTGATTCATTTTTTGCCGGGAACGGCTTTTGCCTGCCGATTGTATTGGCCATTTCTTTCTCGCCTGGCCGAACACTACGATCTTTTCTGGCACGATCTCCACGGTCACGGCGAATCGGATGACGGTGGGCTGGAATTCCGGGGTTGGCGCTTTACGGTCGATGCCGCCACCGCCATGATGGATCGTTTCGGTTTGCGCCATGGCGAACGCCGTATCGTGGGCATGGGCCACAGTTACGGTGGCTGTATGACCTTGATTATGGCGGCAGAGCGGCCCGAGCTTTTCGGACAATTATTGTTGACCGATCCTTTTATGGTTCCGGAATCGCGCGAAGTAACCTACCGCAGCATGATGCCGACCCTGGTGCAGCGTACCCGCCAGCGCAATCCGGTCTGGTCCGACGAAGCCGCTGTAAGAAGTTATCTTAAAGCGCGGCTCATGTTTCAAGATTGGCACGAAGAAGCGGTCGACGCGTTCATTCGGTACAACATGTCGCCCACGGACAGCGGGCAACTGCAACTCAAGTGCCCACCCGTCATTGAGGCCGGGGTATACGACGATGTCGTCGATGCGCTTTGGCCCAGTGTAGACGTTCTCCAAACGCCGACAGTGATACTCTCCGGGGATCGTACAGTGCCGTTTTTCCGAGAGGGTCACGATCTGGCGGCGCGAATCAATCCCCACGTCGGTCTGATCCGGGTCGCCGGCGGTCACAACTTCATGCAAGAACGACCGGAAATTATCGCCCGTCAAGCCCTGGACGTGCTCGGTGCGTCCTCGTAA
- a CDS encoding S1/P1 nuclease, giving the protein MAHVFTCIVWVTAFGCLLLPSAADAWGHAGHRIICEIAWLEMSSPVRREIRRILATESPRTRFTDACVWADQVRGDERYDHLKPQHYVNVPRSSRRFDIARSSCMTQGCVVDAVRTYADQLDAGVSNPEARAKALKLFAHFVADVHQPLHVAYADDRGGNDVWVRFSDAQALPARWSDQPTNLHRLWDSLLVDYLSSDWRSYAQALQKDVSPAERRQWASFEPEAWAQESYELTRTVVYALGPDQRIDRQYLERNSRVVKAQLRKAGVRLAQQLIERLDPVRQCPTQPPAATCWH; this is encoded by the coding sequence TTGGCGCACGTATTTACGTGCATTGTCTGGGTGACGGCCTTCGGATGTCTGCTGTTGCCGTCAGCCGCTGACGCGTGGGGGCATGCGGGACATCGCATCATCTGCGAGATTGCCTGGCTTGAGATGAGTTCGCCGGTCCGCCGGGAGATACGCCGAATACTGGCAACGGAATCCCCGCGGACTCGTTTTACAGACGCATGCGTCTGGGCGGATCAGGTACGCGGCGATGAACGATACGATCACCTTAAGCCGCAACACTATGTGAACGTGCCCCGCAGCAGTCGACGGTTCGACATCGCTCGCAGTAGCTGCATGACACAAGGCTGTGTCGTTGATGCGGTTCGGACGTATGCTGATCAACTCGATGCTGGCGTATCGAACCCGGAAGCGCGCGCGAAGGCACTCAAACTGTTTGCCCATTTCGTCGCCGACGTCCATCAGCCGCTGCACGTGGCGTACGCCGACGACCGGGGCGGCAACGACGTCTGGGTGCGCTTTTCGGACGCTCAAGCGCTTCCTGCGAGGTGGTCCGATCAACCGACCAATCTTCACCGACTCTGGGATTCTTTGCTCGTGGACTATCTCAGTTCGGATTGGCGCAGCTACGCGCAAGCGCTGCAGAAAGACGTCTCACCGGCGGAGCGCCGACAGTGGGCATCGTTCGAGCCGGAAGCCTGGGCGCAAGAATCCTACGAGCTGACGCGGACGGTGGTTTATGCATTAGGGCCGGATCAGCGGATTGATCGCCAATACCTGGAGCGCAACTCGCGAGTGGTCAAGGCGCAACTGCGAAAAGCCGGCGTGCGGCTGGCGCAGCAACTGATCGAGCGCCTCGATCCGGTTAGGCAGTGTCCGACTCAACCCCCGGCAGCGACATGCTGGCACTAA
- a CDS encoding glycosyltransferase family 39 protein: protein MLSSVASLGSDHTAPRQPINRWPAVAFLFVSAAVTVWHVAFLYQGWLNLFFDEAQYWFWSTEPAFGYFSKPPMVAWIIYLTTSLLGDSEFAIKVGSPLVHCATSWLIFALTRDLYGPKEAFWAGLGYLSLPAVAFSSAIVSTDPPLLLFWAASLVCLHRALTGGQWIWWVGLGVAIGLGMLSKYAMLFFLMGLVVHGLWSGSLTKLLHRRFALSVLIAGLIYLPNVLWNLDHGLVSYVHTGDNARLDRAGLRPGEFLAFVASQALVFGPVFFGALVAILLRLFRSRSVSERTGFLLSFSLPPLIFYSVLSLVSGANANWAVTAYVSAVPLVTATLYRHRKWWLYGALVLHAALAVALHEIPKSPQPFGFELSARSDPLRRIRGWDEMGAQVVALWKLYPEAKVLVTDRPSAAEFLYYARPAPVVKWNADGDIDDHFDLVRGLRDEDTGRYLLVTDKSQPTDILARFERIISLGTLSAPRCCGDSMTYHAFLLSAFRGYGTATDEQPTGRSH, encoded by the coding sequence ATGTTGAGTTCAGTAGCGAGCCTTGGAAGTGACCACACCGCTCCCCGCCAACCCATCAACCGGTGGCCGGCGGTGGCTTTTCTTTTCGTCAGCGCGGCGGTGACGGTTTGGCACGTCGCCTTCTTGTATCAGGGCTGGTTGAATCTGTTTTTCGACGAAGCCCAATACTGGTTTTGGTCGACCGAGCCGGCGTTCGGATATTTTTCCAAGCCGCCCATGGTGGCTTGGATCATCTATCTCACGACCAGTTTGCTGGGCGACAGCGAATTTGCCATCAAGGTCGGTTCACCGTTGGTTCACTGCGCCACGTCGTGGTTGATCTTTGCCTTGACCCGCGATTTGTATGGCCCAAAGGAGGCCTTCTGGGCCGGCCTGGGGTATCTCAGTTTGCCGGCGGTGGCTTTTTCCAGCGCCATTGTTTCCACCGACCCACCCTTACTGTTGTTTTGGGCGGCCAGCTTAGTGTGTTTGCACCGGGCGCTCACGGGAGGGCAGTGGATCTGGTGGGTCGGCCTTGGTGTGGCGATCGGGTTGGGCATGCTGAGCAAATACGCCATGCTGTTTTTCCTGATGGGCTTGGTGGTACACGGGTTGTGGAGCGGTTCGCTGACCAAGCTGTTGCATCGGCGATTCGCGCTGTCCGTGCTCATCGCGGGTTTGATTTACCTTCCGAATGTGCTGTGGAACCTGGATCATGGGCTGGTCAGTTATGTTCATACGGGTGACAACGCCCGATTGGATCGGGCTGGCCTCCGGCCGGGTGAATTTCTGGCCTTTGTTGCCAGTCAGGCGCTGGTCTTCGGACCCGTGTTCTTCGGCGCATTGGTGGCCATTTTGCTGCGATTATTTCGCAGCCGATCGGTTTCCGAGCGTACGGGTTTTTTGCTGAGTTTCTCCCTGCCCCCTCTGATCTTTTACAGCGTGTTGAGTCTGGTCTCAGGTGCGAATGCCAATTGGGCAGTGACGGCCTATGTCAGTGCTGTTCCGCTCGTGACTGCGACCTTGTATCGGCACCGAAAATGGTGGCTCTATGGCGCGTTGGTGTTGCATGCGGCGCTGGCTGTCGCACTGCATGAAATTCCCAAGAGTCCCCAGCCGTTTGGGTTCGAGCTCTCCGCCCGCAGCGACCCGCTTCGCCGGATCCGCGGCTGGGATGAGATGGGCGCACAAGTCGTCGCGCTTTGGAAGCTTTATCCCGAGGCGAAGGTGCTGGTGACCGATCGTCCCTCCGCGGCCGAGTTTTTGTACTATGCTCGCCCCGCGCCGGTCGTGAAGTGGAACGCGGACGGCGATATCGATGACCACTTCGACCTGGTCAGAGGCTTGCGCGATGAGGATACCGGGCGCTATTTGCTTGTCACCGACAAGTCACAGCCTACCGATATCCTGGCCAGGTTTGAGCGTATAATTTCGCTGGGTACGTTATCTGCGCCGCGCTGTTGCGGAGATTCGATGACCTACCACGCGTTTTTGCTCAGTGCATTTAGGGGTTACGGAACCGCTACGGACGAGCAACCCACAGGGAGGTCCCACTGA
- a CDS encoding glycosyltransferase family 39 protein, giving the protein MHQEHGTPMLLHTTNVPALSTDLDRRPPRRVAGWLVLLCLLFFLPGFTSLPPTDRDESRFAQASRQMWQSGDWVTIRFQDDERNRKPAGVYWLQAASARILAPFAGEQAIWPYRIPSLLGAIAAVLLTYQLGQRLFSRPVAALSALFLASSVLLGVEARLAKTDAVLLAVIVLAQGCLARLYLDPKNKPSPIFWAVLFWIAQGLGILIKGPIICAISGLTVAWLTITDDNRRWLRSLRPGWGLLIVAGLVLPWIIAISIATEGRFVRDALLGDLLAKVPSGQESHGAAPGSYLLSFALTFWPASLFALVATPWVWRSRNDPAVRFCIAWLLPTWLMLELVATKLPHYILPVFPAASLLVAAALASPKGTWQAAAPGARVLAGAFGAFGGSALIALCVAIPWHLGFGIPVASLFTVATVILGSLAIVYALKDSDGRRLFRWTSVTAIAFAMSFYLGLLPRLTPLWISPRIAESLQAHELASDRVTAVGYHEPSLVFLLGRSTQLAASTEAAAKLLGNGNAKVALIPRQDAQKFLELLKERGLGATWWDEIRGFNYNGGDWMDLAILALDRPNHVHASGLSHDNAETNHARQSP; this is encoded by the coding sequence ATGCACCAGGAACACGGCACGCCCATGTTGCTGCATACCACGAACGTGCCGGCGCTTTCGACCGACCTCGACCGCCGGCCGCCCCGCCGCGTCGCGGGTTGGTTGGTCTTACTTTGCCTACTCTTTTTCCTGCCGGGATTCACATCGCTACCACCGACTGACCGGGACGAGTCGCGATTCGCTCAAGCAAGCCGACAAATGTGGCAAAGCGGCGATTGGGTCACGATTCGCTTTCAGGATGATGAACGAAATCGCAAGCCGGCGGGCGTTTATTGGCTACAGGCCGCGTCTGCCCGGATCCTGGCGCCTTTCGCCGGCGAGCAAGCCATCTGGCCCTACCGGATACCTTCGTTGCTCGGTGCCATCGCGGCTGTATTGCTCACATATCAACTGGGGCAACGCCTTTTCAGTCGACCCGTTGCCGCATTGTCCGCGCTGTTCTTGGCCAGTTCGGTGCTGCTGGGCGTGGAAGCACGATTAGCCAAGACTGACGCGGTCCTGCTGGCCGTGATCGTACTCGCCCAGGGTTGTCTTGCCCGTCTCTATTTGGACCCGAAAAACAAACCGTCGCCAATCTTTTGGGCGGTTCTTTTTTGGATTGCCCAAGGCTTGGGCATTCTGATCAAGGGCCCGATCATTTGTGCCATCTCCGGCCTCACCGTGGCCTGGCTGACCATCACCGACGACAACCGACGCTGGCTCAGATCACTCCGCCCCGGCTGGGGCTTGCTGATTGTCGCTGGCTTGGTGTTGCCCTGGATCATTGCCATTTCCATCGCCACGGAAGGACGCTTCGTTCGCGATGCGCTGTTGGGAGATCTGTTGGCCAAAGTTCCATCTGGCCAGGAATCTCATGGCGCAGCACCGGGAAGCTATCTGCTCTCTTTTGCACTGACTTTCTGGCCCGCGAGCTTGTTCGCCTTGGTTGCGACCCCGTGGGTTTGGCGTTCCCGAAATGATCCGGCTGTGCGCTTTTGCATCGCTTGGCTGTTACCGACATGGCTCATGTTAGAACTGGTAGCCACCAAACTACCGCACTATATTCTGCCGGTCTTTCCCGCCGCCAGCCTACTGGTAGCGGCCGCCTTGGCAAGCCCGAAAGGAACGTGGCAGGCAGCCGCCCCAGGAGCGCGCGTGCTTGCCGGGGCATTCGGCGCTTTCGGCGGCTCCGCCTTGATTGCCCTATGCGTCGCCATTCCATGGCATTTGGGTTTCGGCATTCCGGTGGCTTCTTTGTTCACCGTTGCGACGGTCATTTTGGGTAGTCTCGCTATCGTTTACGCGCTGAAGGACTCCGACGGACGACGGCTCTTCCGATGGACCAGTGTCACGGCCATTGCGTTTGCGATGAGTTTCTACCTGGGTCTACTACCGAGACTCACGCCGCTTTGGATCAGTCCCCGAATCGCCGAATCCCTGCAAGCGCACGAACTGGCCAGTGACCGTGTGACAGCGGTGGGATATCACGAACCCAGTCTGGTCTTCCTGTTGGGACGATCGACACAACTGGCCGCAAGCACCGAAGCAGCCGCAAAGCTGCTGGGAAACGGCAACGCCAAAGTGGCCCTGATTCCCCGCCAAGACGCGCAAAAGTTTTTGGAGTTATTGAAAGAACGTGGACTGGGCGCGACATGGTGGGACGAGATTCGCGGTTTCAACTACAACGGCGGCGACTGGATGGACTTGGCCATCCTTGCGCTTGATCGGCCTAACCACGTGCATGCCAGCGGATTGAGTCATGACAACGCAGAAACGAACCACGCTCGCCAATCGCCCTAA
- a CDS encoding phosphatase PAP2 family protein, whose protein sequence is MPQHVIFWVAGLTGLMALVFLLFPEIDLWVAGWFFLEPGRFVLTDTTTAWWLGEAVDFIVLAVLLGLLFGLTRCWRSGHQSFGMNRRRILYLLLVMLLGPGLMVNTVFKDNWGRARPLHVSEFGGDAQFTPPVLVAEQCERNCSFVSGDASVGFYFVALAFVFRRKWLRLMLFGGAAGLFLGFERMLQGAHFLSDVLFSGVVTFAVAWLLAQVFLPEDRVAWWPSVRGRPASST, encoded by the coding sequence ATGCCGCAGCATGTCATATTCTGGGTGGCCGGGCTGACGGGTTTGATGGCGCTGGTGTTTTTGTTGTTTCCCGAGATCGATCTGTGGGTGGCTGGCTGGTTTTTCCTGGAGCCGGGGCGCTTCGTTTTGACCGACACGACAACGGCCTGGTGGTTGGGCGAAGCGGTGGATTTCATCGTCTTGGCAGTATTGCTCGGTTTGCTGTTCGGCTTGACCCGTTGCTGGCGGAGCGGTCATCAATCCTTTGGGATGAATCGCCGCCGGATCTTATACTTACTGCTGGTGATGCTGCTCGGCCCCGGTTTGATGGTCAATACCGTATTTAAGGACAACTGGGGACGTGCCAGACCATTGCACGTTTCGGAGTTTGGGGGAGATGCGCAGTTTACGCCTCCCGTCCTGGTTGCCGAGCAATGTGAACGCAATTGCTCCTTTGTCTCGGGCGACGCCTCTGTTGGGTTCTACTTTGTGGCTTTGGCATTCGTATTTCGTCGCAAGTGGTTGCGCTTGATGTTATTTGGCGGCGCGGCCGGCCTGTTTTTGGGATTCGAGCGAATGCTGCAAGGTGCGCACTTTTTGAGTGACGTCCTTTTCTCCGGGGTCGTGACCTTCGCGGTGGCATGGCTGCTTGCCCAGGTTTTCCTGCCGGAAGACCGTGTCGCATGGTGGCCATCAGTTCGTGGTCGGCCTGCATCATCCACCTGA